Part of the Gadus macrocephalus chromosome 22, ASM3116895v1 genome, GAGGATCGCTATAGAAACGGCAAACATCGCGTCTCCGTCCAGACACGATGAGACGAACAGGTAAACACGAGGCGCGGAGAGTGGTTTTACAATAAGCTCTGGGGAAAGTTACGACTACAACAGTTTATTCTGTTGAGGGCAGGCTCCGTCTCCAGCCTCTTAAATGCGTTCGCTCTGAGAGGGCAGCTCCGTTGCACACTGTCCTTCCCCTACATCAGCACGTTTGCCTCAGTCTCTGTTTCACTCGTACGATCACACGGGCCATCATAGACTCAGAATGTCCCAGAGCCGTTCTCTAAACAAATTTGGAATTATCGATCGAACAATTTTAGAATAATCCAAGGGGACTGAGTTGGTTTACTTCTCTATCGTTGAAATTCTACTTTATCTAGTTCTTACTGATGGACTATGTCAGCTTGTTGAGAAATCAACCAAAAGGACTGACACACCTGCACTAAAAGGCCCTCAAATACCCAAAGGATAGACTTCAGCCATTAATACAAGATGCAGGCTCCGTTATCTGACCTCATCATTCTCTTCCGTAGCAACTCTTCTGCTATGTCATCCCTTTATCGCTATGTCTCTCTGCTGAGCATGGCaccagctcctcttcctcctcctccttgggcATGGAGGTCTACCTGGAGGTCCTCTAGGCGGAGTGCTCCCGAGCGAGgttggaggaggcgggggagggtCCGGGCACGGAGGCCAGCGTGAGCGTGGCCACACTCTGAGCCAGCGCCATGGCTGTCCCTGAACACTTCTTCACCGACggcatctctcctcctcctcctcctccaccccctatCGCCACCGTCgagccccccgccgccccgcggctcgtcctcccctcctccccttcctcctcctccccggtcgcccacccccccctccgccagccccccctgcccctcctcctcctcatcctgcgGCGCCACAGCCTCTTGAAGCTGTCCGTCACGAAGCAGTACACCACGGGGTCCAGGCAGCTGTTGAGGCTGCTCAGCGTCACCGTCACGTGATAGGCCAGCACCTGCCCCGCCTCCTtccctggcccctccccctctcctcctcctcctctagctcctccccctcccccgcctctcaCCCGGAAGTAGACCAGGGCCTGCCGCACGTGGAAGGGCGTGAAGCACACAGTGAACACCACCAGCACGGTGGCCAGGAGCCGCACGGCGCGCGCCCGCCGCTCCAGGCTCTGGCGGGGCATGGGGGCGTGGCCCCGgccggagggggcggagctgaGGAAGCAGGCCACGCGCAGGGTGAAGCCCACCACGGCCAGCAGGGGCAGCAGGAACTCCAGCACCGTCAGGTAGAAGAGGGCGGGGAGCAGCACGCAGGAGGTGCCGAACTCTAGCGCCGcggtctagaggaggtggatggggaggggggggagagagaggaggggggtggtggggtgagaggggggcgaCAGAGGAGAAAGGGGCAGAAAGAGAGCAGTGGATATACGCAAGCTAGTATTCACATCCTTGTGGTCGTGTTAAGCTAAAACGGGACAAACTGTCATGAGGGTTTTATCACGAGGGCTGCAGGCCAAACCTGTGCTTGGCACCACGGCAGCCGGGAGATGGGGACGGAGCCCCCTCACCCGAGTGGAAGGGCGCTCCGCTTAGCTCCGCCCCCTGGACGGGCTAGGAGgaggcccccccagcccctcctccaGACAGCCCTACAGCAGCAGGACTCGGCGACACCCCCGCCCCGCCAAGGCAGCAGCCCCACCAGGCCTCTTGAGTGCAGGAGGAGACCAG contains:
- the LOC132451146 gene encoding G-protein coupled receptor 20-like, with the translated sequence MENILGDVSSTTTVKLPPSPTPGPTNCSAWDQQWGAPYLHRLAHLDAQLYQDYYAVWLSLLVSNCLMLVIGVVLNSLALYVFCGASTQSSAPVVYTINLAIADLLVALSLSARIALYHSGGSCLACSYVHNFSYFVNMYCSILFLTSICIDRYLAVVHASGTLHRWRTAGAARCLSALVWFIAVVVTYSFQTAALEFGTSCVLLPALFYLTVLEFLLPLLAVVGFTLRVACFLSSAPSGRGHAPMPRQSLERRARAVRLLATVLVVFTVCFTPFHVRQALVYFRVRGGGGGGARGGGGEGEGPGKEAGQVLAYHVTVTLSSLNSCLDPVVYCFVTDSFKRLWRRRMRRRRGRGGWRRGGWATGEEEEGEEGRTSRGAAGGSTVAIGGGGGGGGEMPSVKKCSGTAMALAQSVATLTLASVPGPSPASSNLAREHSA